A portion of the Hoylesella buccalis ATCC 35310 genome contains these proteins:
- a CDS encoding glycoside hydrolase family 97 protein: MKKINLILLFFMLPMAMLAQVVKSPNGNVCVNFSLQGNGVPTYSMTYKGKAVVKPSRLGLELMKDKHASKGLRETDLMNGFTVKDTHTSTFDETWKPVWGETATIRNHYNELAVTLHQAASQRNIIVRFRVYDEGMGLRYEFPQQDSLTYFLIKEEHTQFVMAGDHTAWWIPGDYDTQEQKTQQSKLSEIRGRFHDAVNWGNSSVAVFSPTGVQTSLQMKSQDGLYINIHEAACVDYSTMHLNLDDKTMTFESWLTPDAYGAKGCMQTPCKSPWRTVMVSDDARDMLSSNLILNLNEPCKIEDTSWIHPTKYCGVWWEMIVGKSAWNYTDEFPSIKLDQIDWSKAKPNGRHAANTDKVKRYIDFAAKNGLDQVLVEGWNVGWEDWANHWKQDVFDFVTPYPDFDLKGLNEYAQSKGVKLLMHHETSSSAVNYERHLKKAFNLMNQYGYDAVKTGYVGDIIPRGDHHFSQSMNDHYMYVVKQAAKHHIMVNAHEATRPTGLCRTWPNMVGNESARGGEYEAFGGNNPDHTTILPFTRLQGGPMDYTPGIFVTKLSEWSDNTSFVHSTLAGQLALYVTMYSPLQMAADLPEHYEKYDDAFQFIRDVAVDWDDSKYLEAEPGDYITVARKAKGTDNWFIGGKCDENGHKSVIKLDFLDKGKKYRCTIYADAKNAHYNHNPQAYVITHKTVKRGDVLKINQASGGGFAVSLMAQ, translated from the coding sequence ATGAAGAAAATCAATCTTATCCTTTTGTTTTTTATGCTGCCAATGGCAATGTTGGCACAAGTAGTCAAATCGCCCAATGGCAATGTATGCGTCAACTTCAGTCTGCAAGGCAATGGCGTACCCACCTATTCCATGACCTACAAAGGCAAAGCTGTGGTGAAACCGTCGCGCTTAGGCTTGGAACTCATGAAGGACAAGCACGCCTCCAAGGGGCTTCGGGAAACCGACTTAATGAATGGATTTACGGTTAAAGACACGCATACATCCACCTTTGACGAGACATGGAAGCCTGTTTGGGGGGAGACCGCAACCATCAGAAACCATTATAACGAACTGGCGGTAACGTTGCATCAAGCCGCTTCGCAACGCAACATCATTGTTCGGTTTCGTGTTTACGACGAGGGAATGGGGTTGCGCTATGAATTTCCGCAGCAAGACAGCTTGACCTATTTCCTCATTAAGGAAGAACATACGCAGTTTGTCATGGCTGGCGACCATACGGCATGGTGGATTCCGGGCGACTATGATACGCAAGAGCAAAAGACACAGCAAAGCAAACTCTCCGAAATCAGGGGGCGTTTCCATGATGCAGTGAACTGGGGAAACTCGTCGGTGGCGGTATTCTCGCCAACAGGCGTGCAGACCTCGCTACAAATGAAAAGCCAAGATGGACTGTACATCAACATCCACGAGGCAGCTTGTGTGGACTATTCTACCATGCACCTCAACTTAGACGATAAGACCATGACCTTTGAAAGCTGGCTCACCCCAGACGCATACGGTGCCAAGGGGTGCATGCAAACCCCTTGTAAGAGTCCGTGGAGAACGGTAATGGTGAGCGATGACGCACGCGATATGTTGTCGAGCAACCTCATACTGAACCTCAACGAGCCGTGTAAGATAGAAGACACGAGTTGGATTCATCCCACAAAATACTGCGGTGTGTGGTGGGAAATGATTGTTGGCAAAAGCGCATGGAACTACACCGATGAGTTCCCGTCTATCAAACTCGACCAAATAGACTGGAGCAAAGCAAAGCCAAACGGACGCCATGCGGCTAACACAGACAAGGTGAAGCGATACATCGACTTCGCTGCCAAGAACGGATTAGACCAAGTATTGGTGGAGGGATGGAACGTAGGTTGGGAAGATTGGGCGAACCATTGGAAGCAAGACGTGTTCGACTTCGTTACGCCTTATCCCGATTTCGACCTGAAAGGACTCAACGAGTATGCTCAGTCAAAGGGTGTAAAACTCTTAATGCACCACGAGACATCATCCAGTGCGGTGAATTATGAACGACATTTGAAAAAAGCTTTCAATCTCATGAACCAATATGGATATGATGCCGTGAAGACAGGATACGTAGGTGACATCATTCCTCGTGGCGACCACCACTTCTCTCAATCCATGAACGACCATTATATGTATGTGGTGAAGCAAGCCGCCAAGCACCATATCATGGTGAATGCCCACGAAGCGACACGCCCAACGGGCTTATGCCGAACATGGCCTAACATGGTTGGCAACGAAAGTGCGAGGGGTGGAGAGTACGAAGCCTTTGGAGGAAACAATCCAGACCATACCACTATCTTGCCCTTTACTCGCTTACAGGGCGGTCCGATGGACTACACACCGGGTATTTTTGTAACGAAACTATCAGAATGGAGCGACAATACCAGCTTTGTACACTCCACCTTAGCAGGACAGTTGGCACTCTATGTCACCATGTACAGTCCGCTGCAAATGGCTGCCGACTTGCCCGAACACTACGAGAAGTACGATGATGCGTTCCAATTCATACGGGATGTGGCTGTTGACTGGGACGACAGCAAGTATTTGGAGGCTGAACCCGGCGACTATATCACCGTGGCTCGCAAGGCAAAAGGCACGGACAACTGGTTTATCGGGGGCAAATGCGACGAGAACGGACACAAGAGTGTCATCAAACTCGACTTTCTCGACAAGGGTAAGAAGTACAGATGCACGATTTATGCCGATGCTAAAAATGCCCATTACAACCACAATCCACAAGCTTATGTCATCACGCACAAAACCGTGAAGCGTGGAGACGTGTTGAAAATCAATCAAGCCAGCGGTGGCGGATTTGCCGTTTCGCTCATGGCGCAATAA